One Salvelinus namaycush isolate Seneca chromosome 4, SaNama_1.0, whole genome shotgun sequence genomic window carries:
- the LOC120046262 gene encoding retinol dehydrogenase 13-like yields MSKYILPVSVFGTVFGCAVLLKSHVTGGPCPSKAKIPGKTVVITGANTGIGKETAKELAKRGGRIIMGCRDMEKCEAAAKEIRGQTLNPHVYARHIDLASIKSIRQFAERVNQEEKHVDVLINNAGVMRCPAGKTEDGFDIQFGVNHLGHFLLTNLLLEKLKDSAPSRVVNLTSLAHIVGEIDFNDLNWDNKKFDTKRAYCQSKLANVLFTRELAQRLEGTGVTVNCLHPGVVATELGRHTGLHQSQFSSSVLSPFFTLLVKGPELGAQPSVYLAVAEELEGVTGCYYDVMIEKEPAPKALDQEVSRRLWEASARLMGLEQEQAPSAAVPASNGAQEKPSTDPDTKIIAKHALSALEQTGVNPGV; encoded by the exons ATGAGCAAATATATTCTGCCCGTCTCGGTCTTTGGAACAGTGTTTGGGTGCGCTGTTTTATTGAA GAGCCATGTTACTGGAGGCCCTTGTCCCAGTAAGGCTAAAATACCAGGGAAGACCGTGGTCATAACAGGAGCCAACACTGGGATTGGTAAAGAGACAGCCAAAGAACTGGCCAAGAGAG GTGGCCGAATCATTATGGGGTGCAGGGATATGGAGAAATGTGAGGCGGCTGCCAAAGAGATCCGGGGGCAGACACTGAATCCTCATGTTTACGCACGCCATATAGACCTGGCCTCCATCAAATCCATCCGCCAGTTTGCAGAGAGAGTCAACCAAG AGGAAAAGCATGTGGATGTGCTGATAAACAACGCAGGAGTTATGAGATGTCCAGCAGGGAAGACAGAGGATGGGTTTGACATACAGTTTGGAGTGAACCATTTAG GTCACTTCTTGCTGACCAATCTGCTGCTGGAAAAgctgaaggactctgcccctAGCAGAGTGGTCAACCTGACCTCTCTCGCCCACATCGTCGGGGAGATCGATTTCAACGACCTCAACTGGGACAATAAGAAGTTTGACACCAAACGGGCCTACTGCCAAAGCAAACTCGCCAACGTTCTATTCACAAGAGAACTGGCCCAAAGGCTAGAAG GTACTGGGGTCACTGTGAATTGCCTACACCCCGGGGTTGTTGCCACAGAGTTGGGGAGACACACTGGCCTCCACCAATCACAGTTCTCCAGCTCAGTGCTCA GTCCGTTCTTCACCCTCCTAGTGAAGGGGCCAGAGCTGGGGGCCCAGCCTAGTGTCTATCTGGCCGTGGCCGAGGAGTTGGAGGGGGTTACGGGCTGCTACTACGACGTCATGATAGAGAAGGAGCCAGCACCCAAGGCCCTCGACCAGGAGGTGTCCCGGAGGCTGTGGGAGGCCAGTGCCAGGCTGATGGGGCTGGAGCAGGAGCAGGCACCATCAGCAGCAGTGCCAGCCTCAAATGGGGCCCAAGAGAAGcccagcacagacccagacacaaAGATCATAGCCAAGCACGCACTGTCAGCGCTTGAGCAAACAGGAGTGAACCCTGGAGTATGA